The proteins below are encoded in one region of Polypterus senegalus isolate Bchr_013 chromosome 2, ASM1683550v1, whole genome shotgun sequence:
- the LOC120523655 gene encoding thiamine transporter 1-like has protein sequence MVFTMAEAWVCPTVLLCFYGFFSNVRPSEPFLNPYLLGPDKNLSQTQVINEIYPVWTYSYLALLFPVFLATDYLRYKPVIILQGAAFIITYIMLLCAQGVLAIQFLEFSFGVATAAEVAYFSYIYSVVETAQYKKVTAYCRSVTLVAYTVGSICGQVLVSVFKVHLYYLNVFTLVSVSLAFISSWFLPMAKKSLFFHPRLEHSNNHSSEKTTCLNSKECLEQVPQAEDVESKLPLNDSCRQSSHLDAKDIDRKSELLGVLRMLWLDFLDCYSSWTLVRWSLWWALSTCGYFQVVNYIQALWDEVLPSEHSTIYNGSVEAVSTLLGAAVAFAIGFVKVSWDVWGELALCTSSVLIAASVFIMDFVRNIWVCYASYVAFRSIYMLLITIATYQIAVNLSMERYALIFGVNTFVALALQTVLTIVFVDKSGLGLDIFTQFLIYAIYFCVIALIFLVTTVYRCLKKRRISHLHSLKQ, from the exons ATGGTTTTCACAATGGCAGAAGCGTGGGTCTGTCCTACTGTGTTGCTGTGTTTTTATGGTTTTTTCTCCAATGTGAGACCGTCAGAGCCTTTCTTGAATCCGTACCTGCTCGGGCCCGATAAAAACCTCAGCCAAACGCAG GTGATTAATGAAATCTATCCAGTATGGACTTACTCCTACCTTGCACTACTGTTTCCTGTATTTCTAGCCACAGACTATCTACGTTACAAACCTGTCATCATTTTGCAGGGAGCTGCCTTCATTATAACCTACATAATGCTTTTGTGTGCACAGGGAGTGTTGGCTATACAGtttttggagttttcttttggagttgccacagcagCTGAGGTTGCATACTTTTCCTATATATACAGTGTAGTGGAAACTGCCCAGTATAAGAAAGTGACAGCTTATTGTCGTAGTGTCACACTGGTGGCTTATACTGTTGGCTCCATCTGTGGCCAAGTTCTTGTGTCTGTATTCAAAGTGCATTTGTATTATCTTAATGTGTTTACTTTAGTATCTGTGTCATTGGCTTTTATCAGTTCATGGTTTCTTCCAATGGCAAAAAAGAGCTTATTTTTTCACCCAAGGCTGGAACATTCAAATAACCATAGTTCTGAGAAGACTACATGTTTAAACAGCAAAGAATGTTTGGAACAAGTACCTCAGGCAGAGGATGTAGAATCAAAGCTGCCACTAAATGACAGCTGCCGTCAGTCTTCACATCtg GATGCGAAGGACATTGATAGAAAATCTGAGCTGCTTGGAGTCCTGAGAATGCTATGGTTGGACTTTCTTGATTGCTACTCCTCTTGGACTCTGGTACGGTGGTCTTTGTGGTGGGCATTGTCCACCTGTGGGTATTTTCAGGTGGTTAATTATATCCAAGCACTCTGGGACGAGGTCCTGCCATCGGAGCACTCCACAATCTACAATGGTAGTGTGGAGGCTGTTTCCACACTGTTAG gtGCTGCCGTTGCATTTGCCATTGGATTTGTGAAGGTGTCGTGGGATGTTTGGGGTGAACTGGCTTTGTGTACTTCCTCTGTACTAATAGCTGCATCTGTCTTCATCATGGATTTTGTCAGGAACATCTGGGTGTGCTATGCTTCCTATGTTGCTTTCAGAAGCATTTATATGCTTCTCATAACAATTGCAAC GTATCAGATTGCTGTGAATTTAAGCATGGAGAGGTATGCATTAATTTTTGGTGTGAACACCTTTGTTGCCCTGGCTTTACAAACAGTACTCACAATAGTGTTTGTTGACAAGAGTGGACTGGGACTGGATATTTTCactcag TTTCTTATATATGCAATCTATTTTTGTGTGATTGCACTTATATTTCTGGTAACTACAGTGTACAGATGTTTGAAAAAACGGAGAATTTCTCACCTGCACTCACTTAAACaataa